In one Diabrotica virgifera virgifera chromosome 7, PGI_DIABVI_V3a genomic region, the following are encoded:
- the LOC126888053 gene encoding uncharacterized protein LOC126888053 — translation MSLAIDAVKNEGMSKKCAAKEFCVPRTTLKRRLENNCLKRKMGPKTILSEGEAKLLANWILSMGRKGFPVNATNLLSTVHKIMKETGRSTVFKDGMPGKTWFAAFLRRHPEIKKRRAESITKSRAAVSKADIEKWFNEIENYLKEEGMIDILKYPNRIYNADETGFSLDPKSGIVLGPAKLAEDFYERKSNAEKEQITVMACFSADGITVPPMVIYPYKKIPKDIVNSAPPEWAVGRSDSGWMNSEIFYEYIGNHFLPYLKEKNIPQPVLFFVDGHRSHLTKQVSELCEASGIILVALFPNATHILQPADVSIFKPLKTGWQTIVRTWKFENFPKDVTKYTFATILSTVFKKYATESTIRNGFRKCGLFPFEKSNVDYTKCVSTRQVVDPTNLSDIKNTIITKGNILSELEKKIPPLELNHFRTNFDNKDDWKGDLQFKKLYEVWAEFKNEALLVTNKHKHVTEEDDSNLMEGNKEMSISFSVPTASTSTPNGKQREESVILPNDEQSQNGNSTILQDKSTTSLNVSESFLSPDKLENVALYKDKEDQGYVVSTPFKKCLIFPKTPEKEPPNRKRKIFPAVVSTTLYRAHYDNITSKSGPSKQSQIKIKKPAVKRKVISESESSADDVPYCDEDLDASDVENYTIKNIHDGDFVIIKYNGNLYPGKVIKANQEGAEVSSMEKAGYDWKWPEKEDVLFYFYEDIKKIIREPLVKGKRGYYSVPELSSFL, via the exons ATGAGCCTTGCTATAGACGCAGTAAAAAATGAAGGCATGTCCAAAAAATGTGCAGCTAAAGAATTTTGTGTTCCTAGAACAACCTTAAAGCGTAGACTTGAAAACAATTGTCTTAAACGAAAAATGGGTCCTAAAACTATTCTTTCAGAAGGCGAAGCGAAATTATTAGCTAATTGGATCTTGTCTATGGGCAGAAAGGGCTTTCCTGTTAATGCAACAAATCTACTCTCCACGGTGCATAAAATTATGAAAGAAACTGGGAGGTCGACTGTTTTTAAAGATGGGATGCCCGGGAAAACTTGGTTCGCTGCTTTTCTTCGAAGACATCCTGAGATAAAAAAACGAAGAGCAGAGTCTATTACAAAATCAAGAGCTGCCGTCTCTAAAGCTGatatagaaaaatggtttaatgaaattgaaaactatttaaaagaaGAAGGTATGATTGACATACTAAAATACCCAAATAGGATATACAATGCAGACGAAACCGGGTTTAGCCTTGATCCTAAATCTGGTATTGTCCTTGGGCCGGCGAAATTGGCAGAAGACTTTTATGAGAGAAAATCTAATGCAGAAAAAGAGCAAATAACTGTTATGGCCTGTTTTTCAGCCGATGGTATCACAGTTCCACCAATGGTCATATATCCGTACAAAAAAATACCAAAGGATATAGTTAATTCTGCACCACCAGAATGGGCAGTGGGACGATCAGACTCCGGATGGATGAACTCGGAAATATTTTATGAGTATATCGGCAACCATTTTTTGCCCTAtctcaaagaaaaaaatataccACAACCTGTTTTGTTTTTCGTGGATGGACATAGGTCCCATCTAACTAAACAAGTCAGCGAATTATGTGAAGCAAGTGGTATCATCCTGGTTGCTCTTTTCCCCAACGCCACTCATATTCTCCAACCAGCCGATGTTTCAATTTTTAAACCTTTAAAAACTGGTTGGCAGACAATAGTAAGAACATGGAAATTTGAAAACTTTCCGAAGGATGTAACAAAGTATACATTTGCAACCATTCTAAGtacggtttttaaaaaatatgcaacGGAAAGTACAATACGCAACGGTTTTAGAAAATGTGGACTGTTTCCTTTTGAAAAAAGCAATGTTGATTACACCAAATGTGTTTCCACTCGGCAAGTTGTAGATCCTACAAATCTATCAGATATTAAAAACACAATTATTACAAAAGGGAATATATTATCCGAACTTGAGAAAAAAATACCACCACTTGAATTGAATCATTTCAGAACAAATTTCGACAATAAAGATGACTGGAAGGGAGACTTACAATTTAAGAAACTTTATGAGGTTTGGGCAGAATTTAAAAATGAAGCTTTATTAGTAACAAATAAACATAAACATGTCACTGAGGAGGATGACTCTAACTTAATGGAAGGAAATAAAGAAATGTCAATATCGTTTTCAGTTCCAACAGCGTCAACTTCAACTCCAAACGGTAAGCAGAGAGAAGAGAGTGTAATTCTTCCAAATGACGAACAGTCACAGAACGGGAACAGCACTATTTTACAAGATAAAAGTACTACTTCACTAAATGTTTCAGAGTCATTTCTTTCACCGGATAAATTAGAAAACGTTGCGCTGTATAAGGACAAAGAAGACCAAGGATATGTGGTTAGCACTCCTTTCAAAAAATGTCTCATTTTTCCTAAGACTCCTGAAAAAGAACCACCCAACAGAAAACGAAAAATATTTCCAGCAGTTGTATCCACTACACTTTACAGGGCCCATTATGATAATATAACGTCTAAAAGTGGCCCTTCAAAACAAtcacaaattaaaataaaaaagcctGCAGTAAAGAGAAAAGTAATAAGCGAATCTGAATCTTCTGCCGATGATGTTCCTTACTGTGATGAAGATCTAGATGCGAGTGATGTTGAAAATTATACGATCAAGAATATTCATGATGGAGATTTTGTTATTATCAAATACAATGGAAATCTTTATCCAG GAAAAGTGATAAAAGCTAACCAGGAAGGAGCAGAAGTTTCGTCAATGGAAAAAGCAGGCTATGACTGGAAATGGCcagaaaaagaagatgtattattttatttttatgaggACATTAAAAAGATTATAAGGGAACCATTAGTTAAAGGCAAACGGGGTTATTACTCAGTACCAGAACTATCTAGTTTTCTTTAA